In the Mya arenaria isolate MELC-2E11 chromosome 11, ASM2691426v1 genome, one interval contains:
- the LOC128209771 gene encoding uncharacterized protein LOC128209771 gives MSDNTKSSDSSYCVVTGTGLQKREEHVKEISALKNVISEKKGQLETVCVEWQRKYDQQKSEGEKLKILYADAMVKQREGCETKLALDKTKEELNLAKSEINEQKIELWKKSNEIMKLQSRIETLEKELRNVNETYPEGLRDEMMSSVNEHKVEVSGLQEKIVLLTDLLSKRNVEIETMLEMSSTLSDLNTSVDVVKDEVAGMNIHMTEGQIDLHATIEQGHREMVEEQRHLRNTLATMAEAHNKSTSEMREMKAQQAEMWSMMNKMCETITGQRHEPEQFSENKTGQRHGPQGFSDPKIRGANSKKK, from the exons ATGTCTGATAATACCAAAAGCAGT GACTCGAGCTACTGTGTTGTGACTGGAACTGGACTTCAGAAAAGAGAAGAACATGTAAAGGAAATATCAGCACTGAAGAACGTTATAAGCGAGAAAAAAGGTCAGCTGGAAACGGTGTGTGTAGAATGGCAACGCAAATACGACCAACAGAAGAGCGAAGgagaaaaacttaaaattctCTACGCAGATGCGATGGTTAAGCAGCGAGAAGGTTGCGAAACTAAGCTTGCCCTCGACAAAACGAAAGAAGAACTTAATTTGGCAAAATCTGAAATAAACGAACAGAAAATAGAGCTATGGAAGAAAAGTAACGAGATAATGAAACTGCAGTCACGGATTGAAACTCTGGAAAAAGAACTGAGGAATGTCAACGAGACGTATCCGGAAGGTCTCCGTGATGAAATGATGTCGTCGGTGAACGAGCACAAAGTGGAGGTTTCAGGTCTTCAAGAGAAAATTGTTCTGCTTACTGATCTGCTATCTAAGAGGAAcgttgaaattgaaacaatgttGGAAATGTCATCAACATTGAGCGACTTAAATACATCTGTCGATGTAGTTAAGGATGAAGTGGCTGGTATGAACATCCACATGACAGAGGGACAGATTGATCTACATGCTACAATAGAACAAGGGCATCGCGAAATGGTCGAAGAGCAGAGGCATCTGAGAAATACCTTAGCAACAATGGCTGAAGCACACAACAAATCAACGTCTGAAATGAGGGAAATGAAGGCTCAGCAAGCTGAAATGTGGAGCATGATGAATAAGATGTGTGAAACCATTACTGGACAAAGACATGAGCCGGAACAATTCAGTGAGAACAAAACTGGACAACGGCATGGACCCCAAGGATTCAGTGACCCAAAAATACGCGGTGCAAATTCAAAAAAGAAGTAA